Proteins found in one Streptococcus criceti HS-6 genomic segment:
- a CDS encoding TetR/AcrR family transcriptional regulator, translated as MTKDSRKTRTRQALEKAMVELLIEKDFDEITTSQLAKTAGISRSSFYTHYKDKYDMIDQYQQAIFNKLEYVFDKNHMDIEATLLEIFEFLDRESLFATLITQNGTKEIQNFIRNHLQRMISADFYNSDLTPQRTALEKLYNSVFISHAMFGVYQIWITRGKKESPRQITKLLMNLLPSLD; from the coding sequence ATGACAAAAGACAGTCGAAAGACACGCACGCGCCAGGCTTTAGAAAAGGCCATGGTCGAGCTATTAATTGAGAAAGATTTTGATGAAATTACTACCAGTCAACTGGCTAAAACGGCTGGTATTAGCCGTTCAAGCTTTTATACTCACTATAAAGATAAGTACGACATGATTGATCAGTACCAGCAAGCTATTTTTAACAAGCTAGAATACGTCTTTGATAAAAATCACATGGATATCGAAGCTACTCTTCTAGAAATTTTTGAATTTTTAGACAGAGAGTCTCTCTTTGCCACCCTAATTACCCAAAACGGCACCAAGGAAATTCAAAATTTTATCCGCAATCACCTGCAGCGTATGATTTCAGCAGATTTCTATAACAGTGATCTGACTCCTCAGCGAACTGCGCTAGAAAAGCTCTACAATAGTGTATTTATCAGTCATGCTATGTTTGGCGTTTACCAAATTTGGATTACTAGGGGCAAAAAGGAGAGTCCTAGACAAATCACCAAACTCTTAATGAACTTGCTTCCCAGCCTTGATTAA
- the rpsD gene encoding 30S ribosomal protein S4, with translation MSRYTGPSWKQSRRLGLSLTGTGKELARRNYVPGQHGPNNRSKLSEYGLQLAEKQKLRFTYGLGEKQFRNLFVQATKIKEGTLGYNFMLLLERRLDNVVYRLGLATTRRQARQFVNHGHILVDGKRVDIPSFRVEPGQVISVREKSAKVPAILEAVEATVGRPAFVSFDEEKLEGSLTRLPERDEINPEINEALVVEFYNKML, from the coding sequence ATGTCACGTTATACAGGTCCATCTTGGAAGCAATCACGCCGCCTTGGCTTGTCGCTTACAGGGACAGGTAAAGAATTGGCACGTCGTAACTACGTACCAGGGCAACACGGTCCAAACAACCGTTCAAAACTTTCTGAATACGGTTTACAATTGGCTGAAAAGCAAAAATTGCGCTTTACTTACGGTTTAGGTGAGAAACAATTCCGTAACTTGTTTGTACAAGCGACTAAGATCAAAGAAGGAACACTTGGTTACAACTTCATGCTTCTTTTGGAGCGTCGCTTGGATAATGTGGTTTACCGCCTCGGTTTGGCGACAACCCGTCGTCAAGCACGTCAGTTCGTTAACCACGGACACATTCTTGTTGATGGAAAACGCGTTGATATCCCATCCTTCCGTGTAGAGCCAGGACAAGTGATCTCAGTTCGTGAAAAATCAGCTAAGGTTCCAGCAATCTTGGAAGCAGTTGAAGCAACTGTTGGCCGTCCAGCTTTTGTATCATTTGATGAAGAAAAGCTTGAAGGTTCATTGACTCGTTTGCCAGAACGCGACGAAATCAACCCAGAAATCAATGAAGCCCTTGTCGTTGAATTCTATAACAAGATGCTTTAA
- a CDS encoding Veg family protein, whose product MSDAFADVAKMKKIKEDVKNHEGQEVEMTLDHGRKREKTKVGRLIEVYPSLFIVEYSDHASQPGEISNTYVESYTYSDILTQKSLIRYFD is encoded by the coding sequence ATGAGTGATGCATTTGCAGATGTTGCTAAAATGAAAAAAATCAAAGAAGATGTCAAAAATCATGAGGGCCAAGAGGTCGAAATGACTCTGGATCATGGTCGTAAACGGGAAAAAACTAAGGTTGGTCGCCTAATTGAAGTTTATCCCTCTCTCTTTATTGTTGAGTACAGCGACCACGCCAGTCAACCTGGAGAAATCAGCAACACTTACGTAGAATCCTACACCTATTCAGACATTTTGACCCAAAAGAGTTTAATTCGCTATTTTGACTAG
- the dnaB gene encoding replicative DNA helicase translates to MPEAQELRVQPQDLLAEQAVLGSIFISPDKLISVREYIEPEDFYKYSHRVIFNAMITLNDRNDAIDATTVRAILDSQDDLQNIGGLAYLVELVNSVPTSANAEYYAKIVAEKAMLRNIINRLTETVNEAYDGSIESDDIIAHAEKALVDINERSSNSGFRKISDVLKENYEALEERSQQTSEITGLPTGFRDLDKITTGLHPDQLVILAARPAVGKTAFVLNIAQNVGTKQNAPVAIFSLEMGADSLVNRMLAAEGLVDSHNLRTGQLTDQDWQNLTLAQGTLADAPIYIDDTPGIKVTEIRARSRKLAQELGGLGLIVIDYLQLITGTRSENRQQEVSDISRQLKILAKELKVPVIALSQLSRGVEQRQDKRPVLSDIRESGSIEQDADIVAFLYRDDYYERGDKEDGDQLEDNTIEVILEKNRAGARGTVKLIFQKEYNKFSSIAQFEER, encoded by the coding sequence ATGCCAGAAGCTCAGGAGTTGCGGGTCCAACCGCAAGATTTGCTTGCTGAGCAAGCTGTCTTGGGCTCTATTTTTATTAGTCCAGATAAGCTGATTTCTGTTCGGGAATATATTGAGCCTGAAGATTTCTATAAATATTCGCACAGGGTTATCTTCAACGCTATGATAACGCTAAACGACCGCAATGATGCCATTGATGCTACGACTGTTCGGGCTATTCTAGATAGCCAAGACGACTTACAAAATATCGGCGGTCTTGCCTATTTGGTCGAGTTGGTCAACAGTGTACCAACCAGTGCCAATGCCGAGTATTATGCTAAAATTGTGGCTGAAAAGGCCATGCTTCGCAATATCATAAACCGCTTGACCGAGACAGTCAATGAGGCTTATGATGGCTCAATTGAGTCAGATGATATTATTGCCCACGCTGAAAAGGCTCTGGTCGATATCAATGAGCGCTCCAGCAACAGTGGTTTCCGTAAAATTTCTGATGTCCTCAAGGAAAATTACGAGGCCCTAGAAGAACGCTCACAACAGACTTCCGAAATAACTGGTCTACCGACTGGTTTTCGTGATTTGGATAAGATTACGACTGGTCTTCACCCTGATCAGCTAGTCATCTTGGCGGCTCGTCCGGCAGTTGGTAAGACTGCCTTCGTCCTCAATATTGCTCAGAATGTTGGTACTAAGCAAAATGCCCCTGTAGCCATCTTCTCGCTAGAAATGGGTGCAGATAGTCTGGTTAATCGGATGTTGGCAGCCGAAGGCTTAGTTGATTCTCATAACCTGCGAACGGGACAGCTGACCGATCAAGATTGGCAAAATCTGACTTTGGCTCAAGGAACCTTGGCTGATGCCCCGATTTATATTGATGACACTCCTGGGATTAAGGTGACAGAAATCCGAGCTCGCTCCAGAAAACTGGCGCAGGAACTTGGCGGCCTTGGCCTGATTGTTATTGACTACCTCCAGCTGATTACAGGAACTCGATCAGAAAATCGTCAACAAGAAGTCTCTGATATTTCCCGTCAGCTCAAGATTTTGGCCAAGGAGCTAAAAGTCCCTGTTATTGCCCTTAGTCAGCTCTCACGTGGTGTTGAACAAAGGCAGGACAAGCGTCCAGTTCTCTCCGATATTCGTGAATCTGGTTCCATTGAGCAGGATGCCGACATTGTTGCTTTCCTTTATCGCGATGACTATTATGAGCGAGGGGACAAGGAAGACGGTGACCAGCTTGAGGATAATACCATCGAAGTTATTTTAGAGAAAAACAGGGCTGGAGCTCGGGGAACGGTTAAACTGATTTTCCAAAAGGAATACAACAAATTTTCATCCATTGCGCAATTTGAAGAAAGGTAA
- the rplI gene encoding 50S ribosomal protein L9, with the protein MKVIFLADVKGKGKKGEIKEVPTGYAQNFLLKKQLAKEATRQAINELKGKQKSEAKAAAEILAEAKAVKAQLAKEETRVQFSEKVGPDGRTFGSITAKKIAEELHKQFGITIDKRSIEMDHPIRAIGLIEVPVKLHKEVEGQIKLKIDQA; encoded by the coding sequence ATGAAAGTTATTTTTCTAGCAGATGTTAAAGGTAAAGGAAAAAAGGGCGAAATCAAGGAAGTCCCAACAGGCTATGCTCAAAATTTCCTTTTGAAAAAGCAGCTGGCCAAGGAAGCAACCCGACAAGCTATCAATGAGCTCAAGGGTAAGCAAAAATCAGAAGCCAAAGCAGCTGCCGAAATTTTAGCAGAAGCCAAGGCTGTTAAGGCGCAATTAGCCAAAGAAGAAACTCGGGTTCAATTCAGCGAAAAAGTTGGTCCAGATGGTCGGACCTTTGGCTCTATCACAGCTAAAAAAATCGCCGAAGAGCTGCACAAGCAATTTGGTATCACGATTGATAAGCGTTCTATTGAAATGGATCATCCTATTCGAGCGATTGGTTTGATTGAGGTTCCTGTCAAGCTTCACAAGGAGGTTGAGGGACAAATCAAGTTAAAAATTGACCAAGCCTAG
- a CDS encoding DHH family phosphoesterase — MRKIRLETIHLVMIGLIFFGILAICVRTMSSQTALLLAIFVVLVAMVGLLYYQKQAYELSELEQIERLNDQTELSLKSLLDKMPVGVVQFDPETDEIGWFNPYAELIFTNDEGEFNVDLLRTTIQEQKAGSANHRIQVNDHIYVVNIDLSAGLFYFFDSVGTEAGFDSSLKRPVIGVISVDNYDDITTNLSDTDVAQINSFIANFISNFAGQHQIYYRRVSMDRFYFFSDYKVLAALIDDKFTVLENFRNEARNLELPLTLSMGISFGEDNHQQIGQAALQNLNIALMRGGDQAVIKETDEHKKALYFGGGTASTVKRSRTRTRAMMTAISDRIKSAEQVFVVGHSRLDMDALGASVGMQHFAANILENSFAVYDEQDMNTDIARAVKRLQEEGKTTLVTLDQALVQASDNDLLIMVDHSKLGLTLSRELYDKFTEVIVVDHHRRDEDFPDKAILTFIESGASSASELVTELLQFQNGKESLSKIQASLLMAGIMLDTKNFSARVTNRTFDVASYLRTMGSDSTEIQKISATDFDDYRQVNELILTGQSYGGDMIIACGPEDQAYSNIIASKAADTLLSMANIEASFVIAKNPSGQTAVSARSGDKINVQRIMEEMGGGGHFNLAACQLDDKTVKQTYYELTDIIDQILEEET; from the coding sequence ATGAGAAAAATTCGTTTAGAGACCATCCATCTTGTGATGATTGGCTTAATTTTCTTTGGAATTCTAGCCATCTGTGTCAGGACCATGAGCTCGCAAACAGCTCTCCTTCTGGCTATTTTTGTCGTCCTAGTAGCTATGGTCGGTTTGCTGTATTACCAAAAGCAGGCCTATGAATTATCAGAATTGGAACAGATTGAGCGGCTCAATGACCAAACTGAGCTCAGCCTCAAGTCCCTTCTTGATAAGATGCCCGTTGGAGTGGTACAATTTGACCCAGAAACCGATGAAATCGGCTGGTTCAACCCCTACGCAGAGTTGATTTTTACTAACGATGAAGGGGAGTTCAATGTCGACCTCTTACGGACAACTATTCAGGAGCAGAAGGCTGGTTCAGCCAACCATCGTATCCAGGTCAATGACCACATCTATGTGGTCAATATTGATCTATCCGCCGGTCTCTTTTACTTCTTCGATTCTGTAGGAACAGAGGCAGGCTTTGACAGTTCTCTAAAGCGTCCGGTTATCGGGGTTATTTCTGTTGACAACTACGATGATATCACAACCAACCTATCTGATACCGATGTGGCTCAAATCAATAGTTTTATTGCTAATTTTATTTCTAATTTTGCTGGGCAGCATCAGATTTACTACCGTCGGGTCAGCATGGATCGCTTCTATTTTTTCAGTGATTACAAGGTATTAGCAGCCTTGATTGATGACAAGTTTACCGTTCTGGAAAATTTCCGCAATGAAGCTAGAAATTTGGAACTGCCTTTGACCCTCAGTATGGGAATTTCCTTTGGGGAAGACAACCATCAACAAATTGGTCAGGCAGCTCTGCAGAACCTCAACATTGCCCTGATGCGGGGCGGTGATCAGGCTGTTATTAAGGAGACAGATGAGCATAAGAAGGCTCTCTACTTTGGTGGCGGAACTGCTTCAACAGTCAAACGGTCCAGAACGCGGACTCGAGCCATGATGACTGCTATCTCTGATCGCATAAAGAGTGCTGAACAGGTTTTTGTTGTCGGCCATAGCCGCTTGGATATGGATGCCTTGGGTGCTTCAGTTGGGATGCAACATTTTGCAGCTAATATCCTAGAAAACAGTTTTGCGGTTTATGATGAGCAAGATATGAACACCGATATTGCTCGAGCTGTTAAACGTTTACAAGAAGAAGGGAAAACGACTCTAGTCACTCTTGATCAAGCTTTAGTACAAGCAAGTGACAATGACCTCTTGATTATGGTGGATCACTCCAAATTGGGTCTGACCCTGTCAAGAGAGCTTTACGATAAGTTTACAGAAGTTATTGTAGTTGACCACCATCGGCGAGATGAAGATTTTCCTGACAAGGCCATTCTAACCTTTATCGAAAGTGGAGCCAGCTCTGCGAGTGAATTGGTGACCGAGTTGCTTCAATTCCAAAATGGCAAGGAGTCCCTGTCCAAGATCCAAGCCAGTCTCCTAATGGCTGGGATTATGCTGGATACCAAGAACTTCTCAGCTCGAGTTACCAATCGAACCTTTGATGTGGCTAGTTACCTGCGAACCATGGGTAGCGACAGTACGGAAATTCAAAAAATTTCAGCAACCGACTTTGATGACTATCGCCAAGTTAATGAGCTCATCTTGACAGGTCAATCCTATGGTGGCGATATGATCATTGCCTGTGGACCAGAGGATCAAGCATACAGCAATATCATTGCCAGTAAAGCAGCTGACACCCTTCTGTCAATGGCCAATATCGAAGCTAGCTTTGTCATTGCCAAAAACCCTTCTGGTCAAACTGCCGTTTCGGCTCGCAGTGGTGATAAAATCAACGTTCAACGGATTATGGAAGAAATGGGTGGCGGCGGTCACTTTAATTTAGCGGCTTGTCAACTAGATGACAAGACTGTCAAGCAAACGTATTATGAGTTAACAGATATTATTGACCAAATTCTTGAGGAGGAAACCTAA
- the mnmG gene encoding tRNA uridine-5-carboxymethylaminomethyl(34) synthesis enzyme MnmG: MTHTFAEEFDVIVVGAGHAGVEASLAASRMGCKTLLATINLEMLAFMPCNPSIGGSAKGIVVREIDALGGEMGKNIDKTYIQMKMLNTGKGPAVRALRAQADKALYAREMKHTVEQQENLTLRQSMIDDILVEDGKVVGVVTATGIKYGAKAVVVTTGTALRGEIILGDLKYSSGPNNSLASVTLADNLKKLGLEIGRFKTGTPPRVKASTINYDETEIQPGDTTPNHFSFLSKDKDYLQDQVPCWLTYTNQSSHDIINKNLHRAPMFSGVVKGVGPRYCPSIEDKIVRFADKDRHQLFLEPEGRHTEEVYVQGLSTSLPEDVQRELLRSIKGLEKAEMMRTGYAIEYDIVLPHQLRATLETKLISGLFTAGQTNGTSGYEEAAGQGLVAGINAALKVQGKPELILKRSDAYIGVMIDDLVTKGTLEPYRLLTSRAEYRLILRHDNADMRLTPIGRQVGLVDEERWLSFEIKKAQFDNEMTRLSTHKLKPVKDTNQQVEAMGFKPLTDAVTAKEFMRRPEVRYTDVVKFIGPAAEDLDDKLIELLETEIKYEGYINKALDQVAKMKRMEEKRIPANIDWDDIDSIATEARQKFKKINPETIGQASRISGVNPADISILMVYLEGNQKASRKS; encoded by the coding sequence ATGACACACACATTTGCAGAAGAATTTGACGTTATCGTGGTCGGAGCTGGGCATGCTGGTGTTGAAGCTAGCTTGGCTGCTAGCCGGATGGGCTGCAAGACTTTGCTGGCTACCATCAACCTTGAGATGCTGGCCTTTATGCCCTGCAATCCGTCTATCGGGGGCTCTGCCAAGGGAATCGTTGTACGTGAGATCGATGCGCTTGGCGGTGAGATGGGCAAGAATATCGATAAGACCTACATCCAGATGAAGATGCTCAATACCGGTAAGGGTCCAGCGGTTCGTGCCCTGCGTGCCCAAGCCGACAAGGCCCTCTATGCGCGTGAAATGAAGCATACGGTTGAGCAGCAGGAAAACTTAACCCTGCGCCAAAGCATGATCGATGATATTTTGGTCGAAGATGGCAAGGTTGTCGGTGTCGTCACGGCGACTGGGATCAAGTACGGTGCCAAAGCTGTTGTGGTGACGACTGGGACTGCCCTGCGTGGGGAAATCATCCTCGGTGACCTCAAGTATTCATCTGGTCCCAACAACAGCCTAGCCTCTGTTACCTTAGCCGATAACCTTAAAAAACTAGGGCTTGAAATTGGGCGTTTCAAAACAGGAACCCCCCCACGTGTCAAGGCCTCAACGATCAACTACGACGAAACAGAAATCCAACCCGGCGATACTACGCCTAACCACTTCTCTTTCTTGTCAAAAGATAAGGATTACCTGCAGGATCAAGTGCCTTGCTGGCTGACCTATACCAACCAGTCCAGCCATGACATCATCAATAAAAACCTCCACCGCGCGCCCATGTTTTCAGGTGTTGTCAAGGGGGTTGGACCACGCTATTGCCCATCGATCGAAGATAAGATTGTCCGCTTTGCCGACAAGGATCGCCACCAACTGTTCTTGGAGCCCGAAGGGCGCCATACAGAGGAAGTCTATGTCCAAGGTCTCTCAACCAGCCTGCCTGAGGACGTTCAAAGAGAGCTGCTGCGCTCCATCAAGGGTCTCGAAAAGGCAGAGATGATGCGCACGGGCTACGCTATCGAATACGATATTGTCCTGCCTCACCAGCTGCGGGCTACTCTTGAAACCAAGCTGATTTCAGGTCTTTTTACGGCAGGTCAAACCAATGGTACCTCAGGTTATGAGGAAGCAGCCGGTCAAGGTTTGGTAGCTGGGATCAATGCGGCTCTCAAGGTGCAAGGTAAACCTGAACTTATTCTCAAGCGCAGCGATGCCTATATCGGTGTCATGATTGACGACTTAGTGACCAAAGGAACACTGGAACCCTACCGCCTCTTGACCTCACGCGCCGAGTACCGTCTGATTCTGCGCCATGACAATGCCGATATGCGTTTGACTCCAATCGGTCGTCAAGTCGGTTTGGTTGATGAAGAGCGCTGGCTCAGCTTCGAGATCAAGAAAGCCCAGTTTGACAATGAGATGACACGCCTGTCAACCCATAAACTAAAACCTGTCAAAGATACTAATCAGCAGGTTGAAGCCATGGGTTTTAAGCCCTTGACAGATGCAGTAACAGCCAAAGAGTTTATGCGCCGTCCAGAGGTCCGCTACACAGATGTCGTCAAATTCATCGGACCAGCTGCGGAGGATCTGGATGATAAACTCATCGAACTCCTAGAGACTGAAATTAAGTATGAAGGCTACATCAACAAGGCTTTGGACCAAGTCGCTAAAATGAAACGCATGGAAGAAAAGCGTATTCCTGCCAACATTGATTGGGATGATATTGACTCTATCGCTACCGAAGCTCGCCAGAAATTCAAAAAGATCAATCCTGAAACCATCGGCCAAGCCAGTCGGATTTCAGGCGTCAACCCAGCTGATATTTCCATTCTCATGGTCTATTTAGAAGGCAATCAAAAGGCTAGTCGTAAATCCTAA
- a CDS encoding winged helix-turn-helix transcriptional regulator, whose translation MTAKVSEYGICPFATTQKVLTGKWPLVIIYQLSTGTKRFNELQRLIPGITQTILTRHLRQLEADKIVSRTVYAEVPPRVEYALTELGKSFQGVLDAVEIWGQSYIKALDLDKEL comes from the coding sequence ATGACAGCAAAAGTTAGTGAATATGGAATTTGTCCCTTTGCTACAACTCAAAAAGTTTTAACGGGTAAGTGGCCTTTGGTTATTATTTATCAGCTGAGTACGGGAACGAAACGCTTTAATGAATTACAACGTCTGATTCCAGGTATTACTCAGACAATTTTAACAAGGCATCTAAGACAATTAGAAGCTGATAAAATCGTTTCGAGAACAGTCTATGCAGAAGTCCCGCCGAGGGTTGAGTATGCGCTGACCGAACTTGGAAAAAGCTTTCAAGGAGTCCTAGATGCTGTTGAAATCTGGGGACAAAGTTATATCAAAGCATTAGACTTGGACAAAGAGCTGTAA
- a CDS encoding nuclear transport factor 2 family protein produces the protein MSINLEIFNTYNQALAAGDFPAVFDTMADDIIWHQPGQHSTAGAHIGKKALSAHLASFSEKTNGTFKVLTNWVSDNADLVAANVTFIGTRIDGEELNMNGIDLFRMENGKIKEVWLFSSDQAVEDNFWG, from the coding sequence ATGTCTATTAATTTAGAAATTTTCAACACTTATAACCAAGCACTTGCTGCAGGTGATTTCCCAGCTGTTTTTGATACCATGGCTGATGATATCATATGGCATCAACCAGGACAACATTCGACTGCTGGTGCTCATATTGGTAAGAAAGCACTCAGTGCTCACCTAGCCAGTTTCTCTGAAAAAACTAATGGAACCTTCAAAGTGCTCACCAACTGGGTTTCTGACAATGCTGACTTAGTTGCTGCTAACGTTACATTTATAGGGACACGTATTGATGGCGAGGAACTTAATATGAACGGTATCGACCTTTTCCGTATGGAAAATGGGAAGATTAAGGAAGTTTGGCTCTTTTCGTCTGATCAAGCAGTTGAAGATAATTTTTGGGGATAG
- the mnmA gene encoding tRNA 2-thiouridine(34) synthase MnmA gives MTDNAKTRVVVGMSGGVDSSVTALLLKQQGYDVIGVFMKNWDDTDEFGVCTATEDYKDVAAVADQIGIPYYSVNFEKEYWDRVFEYFLAEYRAGRTPNPDVMCNKEIKFKAFLDYAMSLGADYVATGHYAQVSRDEDGTVHMLRGADNNKDQTYFLSQLSQEQLQKVMFPLGHLEKPEVRRIAEEAGLATAKKKDSTGICFIGEKNFKEFLGNYLPAQPGRMMTVDGRDMGEHAGLMYYTIGQRGGLGIGGQHGGDNAPWFVVGKDLSQNILYVGQGFYHESLMSTSLQASQVHFTRDMPEEFSFECTAKFRYRQPDSKVTVKVSGDKAEVIFDEPQRAITPGQAVVFYDGDECLGGGIIDNAYKNEEVRQYI, from the coding sequence ATGACGGATAATGCTAAAACACGTGTCGTCGTTGGGATGAGTGGCGGTGTTGATTCATCAGTAACAGCCCTCTTGCTCAAACAGCAGGGCTATGATGTCATCGGCGTCTTCATGAAAAACTGGGACGACACGGATGAGTTCGGTGTCTGCACAGCGACTGAAGATTATAAGGACGTCGCAGCAGTTGCAGACCAGATTGGAATCCCCTACTACTCTGTCAACTTTGAGAAAGAGTACTGGGATCGTGTTTTTGAATACTTCTTGGCCGAGTACCGTGCCGGACGTACGCCAAATCCAGATGTCATGTGCAACAAGGAAATCAAGTTCAAAGCTTTCCTTGATTACGCTATGAGTCTGGGCGCTGACTACGTGGCAACTGGGCACTATGCCCAAGTTAGCCGTGACGAAGACGGCACTGTCCACATGCTGCGTGGGGCTGACAACAATAAGGATCAAACCTATTTCCTCAGCCAGCTCTCACAGGAGCAGCTGCAAAAGGTCATGTTCCCTCTGGGGCACCTTGAAAAGCCTGAAGTACGCCGTATTGCCGAAGAAGCTGGTCTAGCGACAGCTAAAAAGAAAGACTCGACCGGTATCTGTTTTATTGGTGAAAAGAACTTCAAAGAGTTCTTAGGAAACTACCTACCAGCACAACCCGGTCGCATGATGACCGTTGATGGTCGTGATATGGGTGAGCATGCCGGTCTCATGTACTACACCATTGGCCAGCGCGGCGGTCTGGGAATCGGCGGCCAGCACGGTGGGGACAATGCCCCTTGGTTTGTTGTCGGCAAGGACTTGTCACAAAATATCCTCTATGTCGGCCAAGGTTTCTACCATGAGTCCCTCATGTCAACCTCTTTACAGGCTAGTCAAGTTCACTTCACCCGTGATATGCCTGAGGAATTCAGCTTTGAATGCACAGCCAAATTCCGCTATCGTCAACCAGACAGTAAAGTAACTGTCAAGGTGTCAGGCGACAAAGCAGAGGTCATCTTTGATGAGCCTCAGCGTGCCATCACACCAGGACAAGCTGTTGTCTTCTACGATGGGGACGAATGCCTAGGTGGCGGGATTATTGACAATGCTTATAAAAATGAAGAAGTTCGTCAATATATTTAA
- a CDS encoding IS30 family transposase, with product MQNYYTPKSKHLTLTERRIIERWLQEGLSNREIARRLAKAPQTIHNEVKRGQVRQQVRKGKFEVIYSADFAQKAYQNNRKRSVKQVSLTKGLKEKITHYIKQKYSPEMIVKAKGLPVPISTIYYWIHHGHLGLTKADMLYPRKEKTKKKHASPNFKPAGKSIEERPESINKRENVGDFEIDTVIQTRAKNECLLTLTDRKSRYQIIRLIPDKSTSSVNQALKAILRDYQINSITADNGAEFSRLAEVFDPAHIYYAHPYSSWERGTNENHNRLIRRWLPKGSKNATQQQVAFIENWINNYPKKLFNYKSPKEFLQTG from the coding sequence ATGCAAAACTATTATACACCAAAAAGTAAACATTTGACACTAACTGAACGTAGAATAATTGAACGTTGGCTTCAAGAAGGGCTCTCAAATCGTGAAATCGCTAGGAGATTGGCTAAAGCTCCTCAAACCATTCACAACGAAGTCAAACGTGGTCAGGTTAGACAACAAGTGCGTAAAGGAAAATTTGAGGTGATCTACTCAGCTGACTTCGCCCAAAAAGCCTATCAAAACAATCGTAAACGTTCTGTTAAACAAGTCTCCCTGACCAAGGGACTCAAAGAAAAGATAACTCACTACATCAAACAGAAATATTCTCCTGAGATGATAGTAAAGGCAAAAGGATTACCTGTTCCCATCTCCACTATTTACTACTGGATTCATCATGGACACTTAGGATTGACTAAAGCTGACATGCTTTATCCTCGCAAGGAGAAAACTAAGAAAAAGCATGCCAGTCCCAACTTTAAGCCAGCTGGAAAGTCTATCGAGGAACGACCAGAAAGCATTAACAAGCGTGAGAATGTTGGTGATTTTGAAATTGATACGGTTATTCAAACTCGGGCAAAAAACGAGTGCCTGTTGACTCTAACGGATAGAAAGAGTCGTTATCAAATCATTCGACTCATTCCCGATAAGTCCACGTCTTCAGTCAATCAAGCTCTGAAAGCAATCCTCAGGGATTATCAAATTAACTCTATCACAGCTGATAACGGGGCTGAATTCAGTCGTTTAGCAGAAGTTTTTGACCCTGCTCATATCTACTATGCCCACCCCTATTCTTCTTGGGAGCGTGGAACTAATGAGAATCATAATAGACTCATCCGGCGCTGGTTGCCTAAGGGAAGCAAAAATGCGACTCAACAACAAGTCGCATTTATTGAAAACTGGATTAACAACTATCCAAAGAAACTATTCAATTATAAATCTCCTAAAGAGTTTTTACAGACTGGCTAA
- a CDS encoding transglycosylase SLT domain-containing protein, with the protein MPKRRVEKTSDKLLIVTILTTVAALVFGFISEHTKISVSESSFAEELSSTSDSKDEGAAVQATETVASTATAPTETSTPQSEGMDSTSEQVQPEVVASKANVNPATATQAASTASPSSYALGNGNTAGAVGSDAAAQMAAATGVSQATWEYIIARESNGNPNVANGSGASGLFQTMPGWGSTATVQDQVNAAINAYNAQGMSAWGM; encoded by the coding sequence ATGCCTAAGAGAAGAGTTGAAAAAACATCTGATAAATTACTTATCGTTACAATTTTGACAACTGTAGCAGCTTTAGTCTTTGGATTTATTTCAGAGCACACTAAAATCTCAGTGTCAGAATCATCTTTTGCAGAAGAATTATCGTCAACATCAGACAGTAAAGATGAGGGAGCAGCAGTTCAGGCTACTGAAACAGTAGCCTCAACAGCAACAGCCCCAACAGAAACATCAACCCCTCAATCGGAAGGAATGGATTCAACATCCGAGCAAGTTCAGCCAGAAGTGGTAGCCAGTAAGGCAAATGTAAATCCGGCAACAGCCACTCAAGCAGCTAGCACAGCCAGCCCTAGCAGTTATGCTCTCGGAAATGGTAATACGGCAGGTGCAGTTGGTTCAGATGCCGCAGCTCAAATGGCTGCAGCGACTGGCGTGAGTCAAGCAACTTGGGAATATATCATTGCTCGGGAATCAAATGGAAATCCAAACGTTGCTAATGGTTCAGGTGCTTCAGGTCTTTTCCAAACCATGCCAGGTTGGGGCTCAACAGCAACCGTCCAAGATCAAGTTAACGCTGCAATCAACGCTTACAATGCTCAAGGCATGTCTGCCTGGGGTATGTAA